The Candidatus Berkiella aquae sequence TACTAAAACCTGATTGGCGGTCTTTAATAAAAAATGTTTTAACAGAGGATTTTGTGCAAATTTGGCTAGATTGCCCTGAATCACTATTTCACTGCGCTGTTCTCGCCATTGTGCTTCATCAAAATGTTTTATTTCTCTTCCCAAGGCTTTAACTTCTTGTGGACAAATTGCCTTCAATATTTTTTCAACGATCACCTGATCGTTAAAAAGCCGCGCTTTTTCTGCCATCATATAGTGTTCAGCGGTTAAATAGGTCAGGTTATTAATCTGAAATGGCGCAGGATACCACTGACTCAAGCAG is a genomic window containing:
- a CDS encoding NADAR domain-containing protein, yielding MSFREKFFDDVEALIQAIREGFNPQYLFFWGHQSKVGTSIGKSCLSQWYPAPFQINNLTYLTAEHYMMAEKARLFNDQVIVEKILKAICPQEVKALGREIKHFDEAQWREQRSEIVIQGNLAKFAQNPLLKHFLLKTANQVLVEASPVDKIWGIGLAENDLQIQDPEKWLGLNLLGFALMKVRRRLKG